A window from Nocardioides mesophilus encodes these proteins:
- a CDS encoding ABC transporter permease, which yields MSTPLEVEPGSNVADPEAVARAGGAIEGRSLGQIAWRRLKKDKVALAGAAFLVFLVLVAIFAPLIVKLLGSPPNQFNQDLIDTTGGTLLPIGKFGGMSWDHLMGVEPVNGRDIFSRVVYGSRISLLIAFLATLVSVAIGTTMGVIAGFFGGSVDAIISRLMDMFLAFPLLVFAIALAGVFPDNAFGLKGNTLRIVLLIFIIGFFNWPYIGRIVRGQALSLRQREFVDAARSLGARRPYILFTELLPNLVAPILVYATLLIPTNILFEAALSFLGVGVRPPTATWGGMLSDAVTFYTTPHFMLWPGLAIFATVLAFNLFGDGLRDALDPRTR from the coding sequence GTGAGCACGCCGCTGGAGGTCGAGCCCGGCTCGAACGTCGCCGATCCCGAGGCCGTCGCCCGGGCCGGCGGCGCCATCGAGGGGCGCTCGCTGGGCCAGATCGCCTGGCGCCGGTTGAAGAAGGACAAGGTCGCGCTCGCCGGCGCGGCGTTCCTGGTCTTCCTGGTCCTGGTGGCGATCTTCGCGCCGCTCATCGTCAAGCTGCTCGGCTCGCCGCCGAACCAGTTCAACCAGGACCTGATCGACACCACCGGCGGCACCCTGCTGCCGATCGGCAAGTTCGGCGGGATGAGCTGGGACCACCTGATGGGCGTCGAGCCGGTCAACGGCCGCGACATCTTCAGCCGGGTCGTCTACGGCTCCCGGATCTCGCTGTTGATCGCCTTCCTCGCGACCCTGGTGTCGGTGGCCATCGGCACGACGATGGGGGTGATCGCCGGCTTCTTCGGCGGCTCGGTCGACGCGATCATCAGCCGGTTGATGGACATGTTCCTGGCGTTCCCGCTCCTGGTCTTCGCGATCGCGCTGGCCGGGGTCTTCCCCGACAACGCCTTCGGGCTCAAGGGCAACACCCTGCGGATCGTCCTGCTGATCTTCATCATCGGCTTCTTCAACTGGCCCTACATCGGCCGGATCGTGCGCGGACAGGCGCTGTCGCTGCGACAGCGGGAGTTCGTCGACGCAGCCCGCAGCCTGGGGGCGAGGCGGCCCTACATCCTGTTCACCGAGCTGCTGCCGAACCTGGTCGCGCCGATCCTGGTCTACGCCACGCTGCTGATCCCGACCAACATCCTGTTCGAGGCGGCGCTGTCCTTCCTCGGGGTGGGCGTCCGACCGCCGACGGCGACCTGGGGCGGGATGCTCTCCGACGCGGTGACCTTCTACACGACTCCGCACTTCATGCTCTGGCCCGGCCTGGCGATCTTCGCCACCGTCCTGGCCTTCAACCTGTTCGGCGACGGGCTGCGTGACGCGCTCGATCCCCGAACCCGCTGA